One window of Gloeocapsa sp. DLM2.Bin57 genomic DNA carries:
- the petG gene encoding cytochrome b6-f complex subunit PetG — MIEPLVLGIVLGLIPVTLAGLFVAAYMQYKRT, encoded by the coding sequence GTGATTGAACCATTAGTATTAGGAATAGTATTAGGATTGATTCCCGTTACTCTAGCTGGTTTATTTGTAGCCGCTTATATGCAGTACAAACGAACCTAA
- a CDS encoding carbon-nitrogen hydrolase family protein has product MKSYLAAAIQMTSKPDLAKNLLEAEDLIELAVHQGAELIGLPENFAFLGKDTEKQAQAAEIATATEKFLKTMAQRFQVTILGGGYPTPVTDEPTKAYNTALLVAADGSELVRYQKIHLFDVNIPDENTYQESTTVMAGTAIPRVYHSEELGNIGISICYDVRFPELYRYLAKEGAEILFIPAAFTAYTGKDHWQTLLQARAIENTCYVIAPAQTGNHYERRYTHGHAMIIDPWGNILADAGQQPGVAIAEIKPERLKKVRAQMPSLQHRVFNL; this is encoded by the coding sequence ATGAAATCATATCTAGCTGCTGCCATTCAAATGACGAGTAAACCAGATCTAGCTAAAAATCTGCTAGAAGCTGAGGATTTAATCGAATTAGCTGTACATCAAGGTGCAGAATTAATCGGTTTACCCGAAAACTTCGCCTTTTTAGGCAAAGATACCGAGAAACAAGCCCAAGCTGCCGAAATCGCTACGGCAACAGAAAAATTTCTCAAAACCATGGCACAGCGTTTTCAAGTGACTATCCTAGGAGGAGGATACCCCACACCCGTTACTGATGAACCAACTAAAGCTTATAATACAGCTCTATTAGTTGCTGCCGATGGTAGCGAGTTAGTTCGTTATCAGAAGATACATCTTTTTGATGTGAATATACCCGATGAGAACACCTATCAAGAATCAACTACCGTGATGGCGGGTACAGCAATACCTAGAGTATATCATTCTGAGGAATTAGGTAATATTGGTATCTCTATCTGTTATGACGTACGATTCCCTGAACTATATCGTTATCTAGCTAAAGAGGGAGCAGAAATTTTATTTATTCCGGCAGCTTTTACAGCTTATACGGGTAAAGACCATTGGCAAACCTTGTTACAAGCTAGAGCGATCGAAAATACTTGTTATGTGATTGCACCCGCACAAACAGGTAACCACTACGAAAGACGCTATACACACGGTCACGCGATGATTATAGATCCCTGGGGTAATATTCTCGCCGATGCAGGTCAACAACCAGGAGTAGCGATCGCCGAAATTAAACCCGAAAGACTCAAAAAAGTGAGAGCTCAAATGCCTTCTTTACAGCATCGAGTTTTTAATTTATGA
- a CDS encoding DUF98 domain-containing protein, translating to MSVQLKQWHSLDLIWQGKEEVIRTGLPHSQLAPPWQILILGDGSPTKHLRLLTGEPTEVDVIDMSYIGLEEDGAPSQIKAVPAPRVRRQVWLRTASGQRLAYAASWWDANLVDEYLQNRSLPIWESLSRLHTELYRDVQGIYYGNSPELEQAFGESGPFWGRHYLFWHARKPLTLIYEVFSPYLSKYLGPVHYEDLL from the coding sequence TTGAGCGTTCAACTAAAACAATGGCATTCCCTAGATTTAATCTGGCAAGGAAAAGAAGAGGTTATCCGCACAGGGTTACCTCACAGTCAATTAGCTCCACCTTGGCAAATCCTGATTTTAGGGGATGGCTCTCCCACTAAACACCTACGTTTATTAACAGGAGAGCCAACAGAAGTAGATGTAATTGATATGTCTTATATTGGCTTAGAAGAAGATGGAGCACCAAGTCAAATCAAAGCAGTTCCCGCACCTAGAGTCAGAAGACAGGTATGGTTACGTACCGCTTCGGGACAAAGATTAGCTTATGCTGCTTCTTGGTGGGATGCGAATTTAGTAGATGAATATTTACAAAATCGTAGTCTCCCCATTTGGGAGAGTCTCTCCCGTCTCCATACCGAGTTATATAGAGACGTCCAGGGTATCTATTATGGTAATTCCCCTGAACTAGAGCAAGCTTTCGGTGAGTCTGGTCCTTTTTGGGGAAGACATTACCTATTTTGGCACGCACGTAAACCTCTAACTTTAATTTATGAGGTATTTTCACCCTATCTCAGCAAATATTTAGGACCTGTGCATTACGAAGATTTGCTATAA
- the map gene encoding type I methionyl aminopeptidase — protein sequence MGSDTLTLLSRREIDKMRTAGKLAAELLQHLGEMVKPGITTLEIDAEAERWTKKHGAISAPLGYHGFPKSICTSVNEVICHGIPNAKQVLKDGDIINIDVTPIVDGYHGDTSKTFFVGTPSPIAKKLVEVTAECLYKGIAEVKPGARVGDIGAAIQEYAESEGFSVVRDFVGHGIHRIFHTEPQIPHYGTRGKGRMLRPGMVFTIEPMINEGTWEAKILADGWTAITKDRKLSAQFEHTIAVTKEGVEILTQ from the coding sequence ATGGGAAGCGATACACTAACTTTACTGTCACGTCGAGAAATTGACAAAATGCGCACAGCGGGAAAACTAGCCGCAGAATTGTTGCAACATTTAGGAGAAATGGTTAAACCAGGTATAACCACCCTAGAAATCGACGCGGAAGCAGAAAGATGGACAAAAAAACACGGCGCGATTAGCGCACCCTTGGGTTATCATGGTTTTCCCAAATCCATTTGTACTAGCGTTAATGAAGTCATCTGTCATGGTATTCCTAACGCTAAACAAGTACTCAAGGATGGTGATATCATTAATATAGACGTTACTCCCATTGTGGATGGTTATCATGGAGATACCTCAAAAACTTTTTTTGTAGGTACTCCCTCTCCTATCGCTAAAAAATTAGTAGAAGTCACCGCAGAATGTCTATATAAAGGTATCGCCGAAGTTAAACCTGGTGCGCGTGTCGGTGATATTGGCGCAGCAATCCAAGAATACGCCGAATCTGAAGGTTTCTCTGTGGTCAGAGATTTTGTAGGACATGGAATACATAGAATCTTTCACACAGAACCCCAAATTCCCCATTATGGTACAAGAGGTAAAGGACGTATGCTACGTCCAGGCATGGTTTTTACGATCGAACCCATGATTAATGAAGGTACTTGGGAAGCTAAAATCTTAGCAGACGGTTGGACAGCAATTACTAAAGATCGCAAATTATCCGCACAATTTGAACATACGATCGCTGTAACTAAAGAAGGAGTCGAGATTCTGACTCAGTGA
- a CDS encoding NlpC/P60 family protein, giving the protein MEQEYRCGVDLDLYDSPACELLATQAARGRHLILLSDKQVNQAIQVLLKEDNYLAWLPISQLPHLYLSSIPYQAIAFSRAQILSLIPQVIAYTYQAKRQANYYLWGGTIGPNYDCSGLIQAAFASVGIWLPRDSSQQAEFTQPILATDLLPGDLIFFADTKVNHVALYLGDSYYIHSSGPTQGHNGIAIDSLVSDNPYNQKIFGYHRVNFSLV; this is encoded by the coding sequence ATGGAACAGGAATATCGCTGTGGTGTAGATTTAGATCTCTATGATTCACCTGCTTGTGAACTTTTAGCAACTCAAGCAGCTAGAGGACGCCACCTAATTCTATTATCCGATAAACAGGTTAATCAGGCTATACAAGTGTTGTTAAAAGAAGATAATTATTTAGCTTGGTTACCAATCTCACAACTTCCCCATCTCTACCTCTCGTCGATTCCTTATCAAGCGATCGCCTTTTCTCGTGCGCAAATTTTATCTTTAATCCCTCAAGTTATCGCCTATACTTATCAAGCTAAAAGACAGGCTAACTATTATCTTTGGGGAGGTACAATTGGACCTAATTACGATTGTTCTGGTTTAATTCAAGCCGCTTTTGCTAGTGTCGGTATTTGGTTACCTAGAGATTCCTCTCAACAAGCAGAATTTACTCAACCTATTTTAGCTACAGATTTACTCCCTGGTGACCTGATTTTTTTTGCTGACACTAAAGTTAATCATGTTGCTCTCTATCTCGGCGATAGTTATTATATACATAGTTCTGGTCCAACTCAAGGTCATAATGGTATTGCCATAGATTCTTTAGTCTCTGATAACCCTTATAATCAGAAAATCTTTGGTTATCATCGAGTTAATTTTAGTTTAGTGTAA
- a CDS encoding universal stress protein gives MFKKILFPIDDSREAREAAKTVVNVAKTYNSDLVILSVVEISQEGEPPKENITVMSSPEAVSELLQQAQKAFTQEGINTEIIEKEGVPSFTICDVADEMEVDLIIMGCRGLGLTEQGVSESVANRVINLSPCPVLIVP, from the coding sequence ATGTTTAAGAAAATATTATTTCCCATTGATGATAGTCGAGAAGCTAGAGAAGCTGCTAAAACCGTAGTCAATGTCGCTAAAACCTATAATAGTGATTTAGTGATTCTCTCGGTAGTAGAAATCAGTCAAGAAGGAGAGCCCCCAAAAGAAAATATAACGGTAATGAGTTCACCAGAAGCAGTGTCAGAACTACTACAACAAGCCCAAAAAGCCTTCACACAAGAAGGTATCAACACCGAAATAATCGAAAAAGAAGGCGTACCTTCCTTTACTATATGTGATGTAGCCGACGAAATGGAGGTAGATTTAATTATCATGGGTTGTCGAGGTCTAGGATTAACCGAACAGGGAGTATCAGAAAGCGTTGCCAACCGAGTAATTAATCTCTCTCCTTGTCCTGTATTAATCGTTCCCTAA
- a CDS encoding glycosyltransferase, whose amino-acid sequence MITNSLEIPTQSPPDISVVVPVYNEVESIPHLIEAIAETFLPLDHTYEIICIDDGSKDGTTEVLQKLAQDREDLISILLRRNYGQTPAMAAGFYYATGKIIISLDADLQNDPQDIPLLLAKLNEGYDLVSGWRKQRQDDKLTRLLPSKIANWLIGKVTGVKLHDYGCSLKAYRCELIADLKLYGELHRFLPALAFIEGANITEIPVRHYSRRYGKSKYGLGRTFRVLMDLLTIWFMKTFLTRPMHVFGFLGLTLMLLGFVLGSYLTFLKLILGQSIGDRPLLILVAILSLTGLQLFCFGLLAELLMRTYHESQNRPIYRVREIIGKNFLKN is encoded by the coding sequence GTGATTACTAATTCCTTAGAAATACCTACTCAATCCCCTCCTGATATCTCCGTGGTTGTCCCCGTTTATAACGAAGTAGAAAGTATCCCCCATTTAATCGAGGCGATCGCCGAAACTTTTTTACCTCTAGACCATACTTATGAAATTATATGTATTGATGATGGCTCAAAAGATGGTACAACCGAAGTTTTGCAAAAATTAGCCCAAGACAGAGAAGATTTAATCTCTATTTTATTAAGACGCAATTATGGACAAACTCCCGCGATGGCTGCGGGTTTTTACTACGCTACAGGTAAAATTATTATCTCTCTCGACGCCGATTTACAAAACGATCCTCAAGACATACCTCTATTATTAGCTAAACTAAACGAAGGATACGACCTCGTCAGTGGTTGGCGCAAGCAAAGACAAGACGATAAACTAACCCGTTTATTACCTTCAAAAATCGCTAATTGGTTAATCGGTAAAGTAACAGGAGTAAAACTCCACGACTACGGTTGTTCTTTAAAAGCCTATCGTTGTGAATTAATCGCTGATTTAAAATTATACGGTGAATTACACAGATTTTTACCAGCTTTAGCCTTTATTGAAGGAGCAAACATCACCGAAATACCAGTTAGACATTATTCTCGTCGTTACGGCAAAAGTAAATACGGTTTAGGCAGAACTTTTAGGGTTTTAATGGATTTATTAACTATTTGGTTTATGAAAACCTTTTTAACACGTCCTATGCACGTATTTGGTTTTCTAGGATTAACCTTAATGTTACTAGGTTTTGTCTTAGGAAGTTATCTAACTTTTCTTAAATTAATTCTAGGACAAAGTATAGGAGATCGTCCCTTATTAATATTAGTAGCAATTCTTTCCTTAACAGGATTACAACTATTTTGTTTCGGTTTATTAGCTGAATTATTAATGAGAACTTATCACGAATCCCAAAATCGTCCTATCTATCGCGTTAGGGAAATTATTGGTAAAAATTTTCTAAAAAACTAA
- a CDS encoding DUF3854 domain-containing protein codes for MDYQQEWLESAVSESIIDLNVTSLSGTLPQEYLFYSDQLPRRNDGKVKNTLLRRYQHTEAGGWWCSGIDLLTGKEDLWGCFKPDHPRLIENKVIKYEHPPQTSTGVFALRIPLTLWQQIAQKYHIDILPEAINKNQPDLGFWQWVIDHPEIPICITEGAKKAGALLSIGYVAIALPGINSGYRVSHDGEGKSRLIPQLEILANNRNIYLTFDQDQKPKTIKAVTTALVRLGYLLTQTGGIVKVITWSTDLVKGVDDFIKLQGEDKFHQVYQNALPWEVWKAKSFSQFTYPSNLELNSRYLPLPSLPETAKLIAIKSPKGTGKTEFLDQIVQEAKQQKRRVLVIGHRIKLLQSLCQRFGLKYISEIAKETDNQDSYGICIDSLHPKSQANFDPNNWGNAVIIIDEVEQVIWHCLNSSTCKNNRVAILKTLKKLLQTVLNTQGKILIADADLSDIAVDYLLKLTGRSIEPFIIYNRWQANSQEAYTVYNYPENSPKRLVRDLEQHIREGGKPFVCLSAQKLTSPWGTQTLEAYLTKQFPHLKILRIDSESVINNQDNLDNILAKYDLVLASPAIETGVSINLQGHFTSVWAIAQGVQTPESVCQALARVRENVPRYIWVAAYGFNRVGNGSTSIPSLLSSGHRLTQANIRLLQQSDFEAIDDIDTGFQGESLLCWAKMAVRINAAMINYRACTQEILSNNGYKVVEKLTATATSFREQNSLTEAINAVQQQNYESECQAICQAKDLAYWEYQQLKHKLAKTKPEKLSFRKYQLQLRYGVTITPQLVIQDDRHWYKQLRLHYFLSIGRQYLADRDAIIASNLLKQGQGSLFTPDFNNSQLGAIINTMEILKIPQILSQEDRELQNSDRDLQELASLALTHRDQIKIVTGIGLSKKATPIQIIKRFLTQLGYDLRFIRVSKRLRLYKLVTPQDNREMIFQYWLSLDQEYPGSSEF; via the coding sequence ATGGATTATCAACAAGAGTGGTTAGAAAGTGCAGTTAGTGAAAGTATCATTGATCTTAATGTAACTTCTTTAAGTGGGACATTACCTCAAGAATATTTATTCTATTCTGATCAACTACCAAGACGTAACGACGGGAAAGTAAAGAATACCTTATTAAGACGTTACCAACACACTGAAGCGGGGGGTTGGTGGTGTTCGGGAATAGACTTACTTACAGGTAAAGAAGATTTATGGGGATGCTTTAAACCAGATCACCCTCGTTTGATTGAGAATAAAGTTATTAAATACGAACATCCACCTCAAACAAGTACAGGAGTCTTTGCCTTACGTATCCCCTTGACTTTATGGCAACAGATTGCTCAAAAGTACCATATCGATATCTTACCAGAAGCCATTAACAAAAATCAACCCGATTTAGGTTTTTGGCAATGGGTTATAGATCATCCCGAGATACCTATTTGTATCACAGAAGGTGCAAAAAAAGCGGGAGCTTTATTAAGTATAGGTTATGTGGCGATCGCCCTTCCAGGGATTAATAGTGGTTATCGAGTGTCTCACGATGGTGAAGGTAAATCAAGACTAATTCCCCAATTAGAAATTCTAGCTAATAATAGAAACATTTATCTAACATTTGATCAAGATCAAAAACCCAAAACAATTAAAGCAGTAACCACAGCATTAGTAAGATTAGGATATCTTCTCACTCAAACAGGTGGAATAGTAAAAGTGATTACTTGGTCAACAGATTTAGTCAAGGGAGTCGATGATTTTATTAAACTCCAGGGAGAAGATAAGTTTCACCAAGTTTATCAGAATGCACTACCTTGGGAAGTTTGGAAAGCTAAATCATTTAGTCAGTTTACTTATCCAAGTAATCTAGAATTGAATTCTCGTTATCTTCCCCTTCCTTCTCTTCCAGAAACAGCTAAATTAATTGCCATAAAATCACCCAAAGGTACAGGAAAAACCGAATTTTTAGACCAGATAGTCCAAGAAGCTAAACAACAAAAACGCCGAGTTTTAGTCATTGGTCATCGTATAAAATTACTACAATCTCTCTGTCAACGATTTGGTCTAAAATACATTAGTGAAATTGCCAAAGAAACGGACAATCAAGATAGTTATGGGATTTGTATTGATTCTCTTCACCCTAAATCACAAGCTAATTTTGACCCTAATAATTGGGGAAATGCTGTTATCATCATTGATGAAGTAGAACAAGTAATTTGGCATTGTTTAAACTCTAGTACCTGTAAAAATAATAGAGTAGCTATTCTTAAAACCTTGAAGAAATTACTGCAAACTGTCTTAAATACCCAAGGAAAAATCTTGATTGCTGATGCTGACTTAAGCGATATTGCTGTAGATTATCTTCTTAAATTAACAGGTAGAAGCATAGAACCCTTTATTATCTATAATCGTTGGCAAGCTAACTCTCAAGAAGCTTATACTGTCTATAACTATCCCGAAAATAGTCCCAAAAGATTAGTAAGAGATTTAGAACAACATATTAGAGAAGGTGGTAAACCATTCGTTTGTTTGTCAGCCCAAAAATTAACTAGTCCTTGGGGAACACAAACTCTAGAAGCTTATCTAACTAAACAGTTTCCTCACCTAAAAATTCTTCGGATAGACTCAGAATCAGTTATTAACAATCAGGATAACTTAGATAATATCTTAGCTAAATACGATTTAGTCTTAGCTAGTCCCGCTATTGAAACAGGAGTAAGTATTAACCTCCAAGGACATTTTACCTCGGTTTGGGCGATCGCCCAAGGTGTACAAACCCCAGAATCAGTTTGTCAAGCTTTAGCTAGAGTAAGGGAAAATGTACCCAGATATATTTGGGTTGCTGCTTATGGTTTTAATCGCGTTGGCAATGGCTCAACCTCTATTCCATCTTTGCTAAGTTCAGGACATCGTTTAACTCAAGCAAATATTCGTTTATTACAACAATCAGATTTTGAAGCTATAGACGATATCGATACAGGTTTTCAGGGAGAATCTTTACTATGTTGGGCTAAAATGGCTGTGCGGATTAATGCTGCTATGATTAATTATCGCGCTTGTACTCAAGAAATTTTAAGTAATAATGGCTATAAAGTTGTCGAAAAACTAACCGCTACTGCTACTTCTTTTCGAGAACAAAATTCACTTACTGAAGCGATAAACGCTGTCCAACAACAAAATTATGAGTCAGAATGTCAAGCTATTTGTCAAGCCAAAGATTTAGCTTACTGGGAATATCAACAACTTAAACATAAATTAGCTAAAACTAAACCAGAAAAACTGAGTTTTCGCAAATATCAACTACAATTACGCTATGGTGTAACAATAACACCCCAACTAGTAATCCAAGACGATCGCCATTGGTATAAACAACTAAGATTACACTATTTTCTGAGCATTGGTCGTCAATATTTAGCAGATAGAGATGCTATCATCGCTAGTAATCTCCTCAAACAAGGACAAGGATCGCTATTTACTCCTGATTTTAATAATTCCCAATTAGGAGCAATAATTAATACCATGGAGATTTTGAAAATACCTCAAATTCTTAGTCAAGAAGATAGAGAGTTGCAAAACAGCGATCGCGATTTACAAGAGTTAGCCTCCTTAGCACTAACTCACCGTGATCAGATTAAAATAGTCACAGGTATTGGTTTAAGTAAAAAAGCCACACCAATTCAAATTATCAAGCGCTTTCTGACTCAATTGGGTTATGATTTACGTTTTATCAGGGTTTCTAAGCGTCTGCGACTCTATAAACTAGTTACACCCCAAGATAATAGAGAAATGATCTTTCAATATTGGTTAAGTCTTGATCAAGAATATCCAGGAAGTTCAGAATTTTAA
- a CDS encoding DNA phosphorothioation system restriction enzyme, producing MTIPECNLEDIDWQKLAQRYLSYPQRVAETGFSGYGERFNYPKIPTSIQLRDYQREAVANWLRHRGRGTLKMATGSGKTITALAIATELYEKISLQVLIVICPYCHLVNQWAKECERFNLKPILAFETVHNWQSRLAGELYTIIGQQQGFLTVITTNATFITESFQSQIKFFPERTLIVGDEVHNLGSPRLEACLPLKIGLRLGLSATPERYYDQEGTDAILQYFGKVLQPEFTLADAIKRGALVPYNYYPIFVELTPSEAIAYAKLTQSIGWVMQKNKSINNNERLTSLLVKRSRLVGAATNKLPALYNLMTRRLDTTHTLFYCGDGYIDQEESSYQRQLVAVTKMLGKDLGYRVNTYTAKTPLDTREKLQQQFNSGELQGLVAIRCLDEGVDIPSIKHAVILASTSNPRQFIQRRGRILRPHPDKKKATLFDMIVLPPELDREIWETERNLFLKELKRFVEFADLADNSIAARQKIITLATKYGIDLGNRE from the coding sequence ATGACAATACCAGAATGTAATCTTGAGGATATCGATTGGCAAAAATTAGCACAAAGATATCTCAGCTATCCCCAGAGAGTTGCTGAAACAGGATTTAGTGGTTATGGTGAGAGATTTAATTATCCTAAGATACCTACATCGATACAGCTAAGAGACTATCAAAGAGAAGCGGTAGCTAATTGGTTACGTCATCGCGGTAGAGGAACTTTAAAAATGGCTACAGGAAGTGGTAAAACTATTACCGCATTAGCCATCGCGACGGAACTTTATGAGAAAATAAGTTTACAGGTATTAATAGTCATTTGTCCTTATTGTCATTTAGTTAACCAGTGGGCTAAAGAATGTGAGAGATTCAATCTCAAACCAATTTTAGCCTTTGAAACTGTCCATAATTGGCAAAGTCGTTTAGCTGGGGAACTATATACTATTATTGGACAACAGCAAGGTTTTTTAACGGTAATTACTACTAACGCTACCTTTATCACGGAAAGTTTTCAATCACAAATCAAATTTTTTCCCGAACGTACTTTAATAGTAGGAGACGAAGTACATAACTTAGGCTCACCTCGTCTCGAAGCTTGTTTACCTTTGAAGATAGGTTTACGCTTGGGGTTGTCAGCTACCCCCGAAAGGTATTATGATCAAGAAGGTACTGATGCGATTCTCCAATATTTTGGCAAAGTTTTACAACCTGAATTTACTTTAGCTGATGCAATTAAAAGAGGAGCGTTAGTACCTTATAATTATTATCCTATTTTTGTAGAATTAACGCCATCAGAAGCGATCGCCTATGCTAAACTAACTCAGAGTATTGGTTGGGTGATGCAAAAAAATAAAAGTATCAACAATAATGAGAGACTAACCTCTTTACTGGTGAAGCGATCGCGTTTAGTCGGTGCAGCTACTAATAAACTACCAGCTTTATACAACTTAATGACAAGACGACTAGATACCACTCATACCTTATTTTACTGCGGTGACGGTTACATAGACCAAGAAGAAAGCAGTTATCAACGTCAACTAGTAGCGGTAACAAAGATGTTAGGGAAAGACTTAGGTTATCGGGTAAATACTTATACAGCGAAAACACCCCTAGACACCAGAGAAAAGTTACAACAACAATTTAACAGTGGGGAATTACAGGGATTAGTAGCGATTCGTTGTCTTGATGAAGGAGTAGATATACCCTCGATTAAACACGCGGTTATTTTAGCAAGTACAAGTAATCCTCGTCAATTTATCCAACGTCGAGGGAGAATTTTACGTCCCCATCCTGATAAAAAAAAGGCTACTCTCTTTGATATGATAGTCCTTCCACCCGAATTAGATCGCGAGATTTGGGAAACAGAGAGAAACCTTTTTCTGAAAGAATTAAAGCGTTTTGTCGAATTTGCTGACTTAGCTGATAATAGTATAGCAGCAAGGCAAAAAATTATTACACTTGCTACTAAATATGGTATTGATTTAGGGAATAGGGAGTAG
- a CDS encoding Rpn family recombination-promoting nuclease/putative transposase: MYDNVCKFIAENFSRDIATWLLNEPIELTVLQPTELQVEPIRADNLILLQSSNLILHIEFQTSPSTDIPFRMTDYRLRLNRCFPGKTVYQVVIYLRKSNSPLVWQNSFELPGLKYTYNVVRLWEVPSEELLSQPGLLPFAVLSQTEDRVETLTEVAKRVDSIEDVKVKSNIAATAAILAGLVLDKMVIKKLLREEIMKESVMYQEIKSEGFAEGIKEGRQQGIQQGVEQGLQQEAVNLTLRQLTRKFGNLSAEIPNQIQQLSLEKIETLAEMLLDFQNIEDLVTWLGNNSN, encoded by the coding sequence GTGTATGATAACGTCTGTAAATTTATTGCCGAGAACTTTTCTAGAGACATAGCCACTTGGTTATTAAATGAACCGATCGAATTAACCGTACTTCAACCTACCGAATTACAGGTAGAACCCATTCGGGCTGATAATTTAATCTTACTTCAATCATCTAATCTAATTCTACATATCGAGTTTCAAACCTCACCCTCAACAGATATACCCTTCAGGATGACTGATTATCGACTCAGATTAAATCGTTGTTTCCCTGGAAAAACCGTCTATCAAGTAGTTATTTATCTGAGAAAAAGCAATTCACCTCTAGTGTGGCAAAATAGTTTTGAACTACCAGGATTAAAATATACCTATAACGTAGTCAGACTATGGGAAGTCCCCTCAGAAGAATTACTCAGTCAACCAGGATTGCTACCTTTTGCGGTGTTATCTCAAACCGAAGATAGAGTAGAAACACTAACAGAAGTCGCCAAAAGAGTAGATAGCATTGAAGACGTCAAAGTAAAAAGTAACATAGCAGCTACCGCAGCCATCTTAGCAGGTTTGGTTTTAGATAAAATGGTAATTAAGAAATTGCTACGGGAGGAAATTATGAAAGAATCAGTAATGTATCAAGAAATCAAGTCTGAAGGATTTGCCGAAGGTATCAAAGAAGGGAGACAACAAGGGATACAACAAGGTGTCGAACAGGGTTTACAACAAGAAGCTGTCAATTTAACCCTACGACAATTAACCCGAAAATTCGGCAATTTATCTGCTGAAATTCCTAATCAAATCCAACAACTGAGTTTAGAGAAAATCGAAACCCTCGCTGAAATGTTATTAGACTTCCAGAATATAGAGGATTTAGTAACCTGGTTAGGGAATAATTCTAATTAG
- a CDS encoding ABC transporter ATP-binding protein, protein MVDLAIACYGLTKRFERHLAVNDVHLEINKGEVYGLIGPNGAGKTTLIKMLVAAEEPTTGEIYLNGELMRRDESNPHLKQQIGYLPDDFPVYDDLNVWDYLDYFARLYHLRQPQRRRRLQEVLELVQLTSKRRSAIATLSRGMKQRLSLARTIIHEPSFLCLDEPVSGLDPIARQQFREIIKILQQAGMTILISSHVLSDLAELCTSVGIMELGYLVESASLQELYSRFSRQQIILSTLGDLEQLKLELQKNSLVQECVVLPQPGSLKVYFSGDNSDSAELLRNLVQAGLPISQFNCTSEDLETIFLKLGHKQVS, encoded by the coding sequence ATGGTGGATTTAGCGATCGCTTGTTACGGATTAACTAAACGTTTTGAGCGACATTTAGCGGTTAATGATGTTCACTTAGAGATTAATAAAGGAGAAGTTTATGGTTTAATTGGTCCTAATGGCGCAGGTAAGACGACTTTGATTAAAATGTTAGTAGCCGCAGAAGAACCGACTACGGGTGAGATATATTTAAATGGGGAGTTAATGCGTCGAGATGAAAGTAATCCCCATCTCAAACAACAAATAGGTTATCTTCCCGATGATTTCCCTGTTTACGATGATTTAAACGTTTGGGATTATTTAGATTATTTTGCGAGGTTATATCATTTACGACAACCCCAGAGAAGAAGACGTCTTCAGGAAGTTTTAGAATTAGTACAATTAACTAGTAAGCGTCGTAGTGCGATCGCTACTCTCTCTCGGGGGATGAAACAGCGTCTCAGTTTAGCTAGAACTATTATACATGAACCGAGTTTTCTCTGTTTAGATGAACCCGTCTCAGGATTAGATCCTATCGCTAGACAACAATTTAGGGAGATTATCAAAATTTTACAACAAGCAGGGATGACTATTTTGATTTCTTCTCACGTCTTAAGTGATTTAGCAGAATTATGTACCTCTGTGGGTATCATGGAATTGGGTTATTTAGTAGAAAGTGCGAGTTTACAGGAACTTTATTCTCGTTTCTCCCGTCAACAGATTATCTTATCTACTCTTGGAGATTTAGAACAGCTTAAGCTAGAATTGCAAAAAAATAGTTTAGTACAAGAATGCGTAGTACTTCCCCAACCTGGTAGTTTAAAAGTCTATTTCTCAGGAGATAATAGCGATAGTGCAGAATTATTACGCAACCTGGTACAAGCGGGTTTACCCATTAGTCAGTTTAACTGTACTAGTGAAGACTTAGAAACTATTTTCTTAAAACTAGGACATAAACAAGTATCTTAA